Proteins from a single region of Hordeum vulgare subsp. vulgare chromosome 6H, MorexV3_pseudomolecules_assembly, whole genome shotgun sequence:
- the LOC123404681 gene encoding eukaryotic translation initiation factor 5-like produces MALQNIGASNKDDAFYRYKMPRMLTKIEGRGNGIKTNIVNMVDIAKALARPASYTTKYFGCELGAQSKFDEKTGISLVNGAHDTSKLAGLLENFIKKYVQCYGCGNPETEVLISKKEMITLKCAACGFLSDVDMRDKLTTFILKNPPEAKKGGKDKKAMRRAEKERLKEGEAADEEMKKLKKDGKKKGASSKESTAKGVGTKKKGAGGSDEEHVSSPRDTDFAAAADDDDDDDDDVQWATDTSAEAARKRMEEQLSAATAEMVMLATEETEKKKKQTQHKEDGANGTAKVEETSNGDQNGAKATPYDELVEEIKASLGNAATAAQVKAVLSSSTLPPKDVIDALFEALFHGAGKGFAKDVMKNKKYLAAAVPDEAAQMLLLQSIEAFCGKCSAEALKELPVVLKALYDGDVLEEETIVQWYSEAVAAGKDSQVVKNAKPVVEWLQSAESDEE; encoded by the coding sequence ATGGCGCTGCAAAACATTGGTGCTTCCAACAAGGATGATGCCTTCTACAGGTACAAGATGCCCAGAATGCTGACCAAAATTGAAGGACGTGGTAATGGCATCAAGACCAATATTGTGAACATGGTTGACATAGCAAAAGCACTTGCCAGGCCAGCTTCCTACACAACCAAGTACTTTGGGTGTGAGCTTGGGGCACAATCAAAGTTTGATGAGAAGACAGGAATCTCCTTGGTTAATGGTGCTCATGACACTTCAAAGTTGGCTGGTCTTCTCGAGAACTTCATCAAGAAGTATGTCCAGTGTTATGGCTGTGGCAATCCTGAGACGGAGGTCCTCATCTCCAAGAAAGAGATGATAACTCTGAAATGTGCTGCTTGTGGCTTCCTCTCGGATGTTGACATGAGGGACAAACTCACTACATTCATCCTGAAGAATCCACCAGAGGCAAAGAAAGGAGGCAAAGACAAGAAAGCTATGCGGAGAGCTGAGAAGGAGCGACTGAAAGAAGGTGAAGCAGCtgatgaggagatgaagaagcTCAAGAAGGATGGGAAGAAGAAAGGTGCTTCGTCCAAGGAGAGTACTGCAAAAGGTGTTGGCACGAAGAAAAAGGGTGCTGGGGGCTCTGATGAAGAACATGTCTCGTCACCAAGAGATACTGACTTTGCAGCTGCtgcagatgatgatgacgatgacgatgatgatgtgcaGTGGGCGACTGACACCTCGGCAGAGGCTGCGAGAAAGCGTATGGAGGAACAGCTGAGTGCAGCAACTGCTGAAATGGTTATGCTTGCCACTGAAGAgactgagaagaagaagaaacagaccCAGCACAAGGAGGATGGTGCCAATGGCACAGCAAAGGTTGAAGAAACCTCCAATGGTGACCAGAATGGAGCCAAAGCCACTCCCTATGATGAACTGGTTGAAGAGATCAAGGCGAGCCTAGGCAATGCTGCCACGGCAGCTCAGGTCAAGGCGGTGCTGTCCTCCTCGACCCTGCCCCCGAAGGATGTGATAGATGCTCTCTTCGAGGCGCTCTTCCATGGTGCTGGCAAGGGGTTTGCAAAGGATGTGATGAAGAACAAGAAGTACCTTGCTGCTGCTGTGCCTGATGAAGCTGCCCAGATGCTCCTGCTCCAGTCCATTGAGGCGTTCTGCGGCAAGTGCAGCGCCGAGGCCCTGAAGGAATTGCCTGTCGTCCTGAAGGCCCTCTATGACGGAGATGTCCTTGAGGAAGAAACTATTGTGCAGTGGTACAGTGAAGCTGTTGCTGCCGGCAAGGACTCCCAGGTTGTGAAGAACGCCAAGCCCGTCGTGGAGTGGCTCCAGAGCGCCGAGTCTGATGAGGAGTGA